A single genomic interval of Gemmatimonadetes bacterium SCN 70-22 harbors:
- a CDS encoding cytochrome C oxidase subunit I — translation MAAGFRTCDVTGRRISRAAESLIKANAVVAVVALLVGATAALLLVLTRWQAVHLLPAEWYYRILGVHGMNMLIFFIIFFEMAVLWFAGTVLLNSRPAAPRLGWTGFALMLGGALVVEWMQWSGKADVLFTSYPPLKANPLFYLGIIVFAVGALLVTGLFFATLVVAKRERTYEGSLPLVVYGAMTAAIIAVITLLHGAIIYIPTFLWSIGVIDRVDPQVYRMIWWGLGHSSQQINVAAMVAIWYMLAALTVGGVVLNEKVSRSAFVLYILFISMASAHHLLVDPGFGPAWKIVNTSYFMYMAVLASMIHGFTVPAGMELGMRLRGYTDGLFGWLRRAPWGDPGFSAMVLSVVVFGFVGGITGVTIGTEQINIIVHNTLRVPGHFHATVVSGTAMAFMGATYYLIPLIFRRKVAFWGLAKAQPYLFSFGMLLLSMGMTFAGSFGVPRRHWDISFSQAAFDVQFNPAVDLVLAVMGIGGILAVTGAFAFIAIAVQSVFFGERIETIVPGTAVAGIPPGLTSPPVHKPNVDEINEALHAPERGFAGATPGTIVLVSVFLLSFMVYYFTNWKLLSVLWKVG, via the coding sequence CTGGCTGCCGGCTTCCGCACGTGCGACGTCACCGGGCGTCGCATCAGCCGCGCGGCCGAATCGCTGATCAAGGCGAACGCCGTCGTCGCCGTCGTCGCGCTCCTGGTCGGGGCGACGGCCGCCCTCCTGCTGGTGCTCACGCGCTGGCAGGCCGTGCACCTCCTCCCCGCCGAGTGGTACTACCGCATCCTCGGCGTGCACGGCATGAACATGCTCATCTTCTTCATCATCTTCTTCGAGATGGCGGTGCTCTGGTTCGCCGGCACCGTGCTGCTCAACAGCCGCCCCGCGGCGCCGCGCCTGGGCTGGACGGGCTTCGCCCTCATGCTCGGCGGGGCGCTCGTGGTGGAGTGGATGCAGTGGAGCGGCAAGGCCGACGTCCTCTTCACGTCGTATCCGCCGCTCAAGGCCAACCCCCTGTTCTACCTCGGGATCATCGTCTTCGCGGTGGGCGCGCTCCTGGTGACGGGGCTCTTCTTCGCCACGCTGGTGGTCGCGAAGCGGGAGCGCACCTACGAGGGATCGCTCCCGCTCGTGGTCTACGGCGCGATGACGGCGGCGATCATCGCCGTCATCACGCTCCTGCACGGCGCCATCATCTACATCCCGACCTTTCTCTGGTCGATCGGCGTCATCGACCGTGTCGACCCGCAGGTGTACCGGATGATCTGGTGGGGACTCGGCCACTCGTCGCAGCAGATCAACGTCGCGGCGATGGTGGCGATCTGGTACATGCTGGCGGCCCTCACGGTCGGCGGCGTGGTGCTCAACGAGAAGGTGAGCCGGTCGGCGTTCGTGCTGTACATCCTCTTCATCTCGATGGCCTCGGCGCACCACCTCCTCGTCGATCCCGGCTTCGGGCCGGCGTGGAAGATCGTCAACACCTCGTACTTCATGTACATGGCGGTGCTCGCCTCCATGATCCACGGCTTCACCGTCCCGGCCGGAATGGAACTCGGGATGCGCCTGCGCGGCTACACGGACGGCCTCTTCGGCTGGCTGCGTCGCGCCCCCTGGGGCGATCCCGGCTTCTCCGCCATGGTCCTCTCCGTGGTCGTCTTCGGATTCGTGGGCGGGATCACCGGCGTCACGATCGGGACGGAGCAGATCAACATCATCGTGCACAACACGCTGCGCGTCCCGGGGCACTTCCACGCCACCGTGGTGAGCGGGACGGCGATGGCCTTCATGGGGGCGACGTACTACCTCATCCCGCTGATCTTCCGGCGCAAGGTCGCGTTCTGGGGGCTGGCCAAGGCCCAGCCGTACCTCTTCTCCTTCGGGATGCTCCTCCTCTCGATGGGGATGACCTTCGCCGGGAGCTTCGGCGTGCCGCGCCGGCACTGGGACATCTCGTTCTCGCAGGCGGCGTTCGACGTCCAGTTCAACCCCGCCGTGGACCTGGTGCTGGCGGTGATGGGGATCGGGGGGATCCTGGCGGTGACCGGGGCCTTCGCCTTCATCGCCATTGCCGTGCAGTCGGTGTTCTTCGGGGAGCGGATCGAGACGATCGTCCCCGGGACGGCGGTGGCCGGGATTCCGCCGGGACTCACGTCGCCGCCGGTGCACAAGCCTAACGTGGACGAGATCAACGAGGCGCTGCACGCGCCCGAGCGGGGCTTTGCCGGGGCGACGCCCGGGACGATCGTCCTGGTGAGCGTCTTCCTGCTGTCGTTCATGGTCTACTACTTCACCAACTGGAAGCTGCTCAGCGTCCTCTGGAAGGTGGGGTAG
- a CDS encoding alanine--tRNA ligase translates to MRASDIRSRFLSYFQRNAHAVLPSSSLVPADDPTLLFTNAGMVQFKKVFLGLEEPAAGRRAATSQKCVRAGGKHNDLEQVGHTARHHTFFEMLGNFSFGDYFKRDAIRFAWAFVTGPREEGKLGIDPRHVRVSVFREDDEARALWREIAGLPDSRIYGLGEKDNFWQMADTGPCGPCSELYVDLAHLTSDWAFPDGASGEWTDLVRTEFSTEAFVEGAEAGRFLEIWNLVFMQFDRQLDGTLVPLPKPSVDTGAGLERIAAVMQGVTNNFHTDVFAPMLAAIERTVHRPYADVAPDGTRILGGHSASFRVLADHARAVAFLLADGVFPSNEGRGYVLRRILRRAVRHAYLLGRREPTLVHVVQAVIDAMGDTYAELRQRSAHILETTRAEEERFLATIEGGMSRFDQLAPAIGSTQGSTHLRGTISGEDAFRLYDTFGFPIDLTELMARERGYAVDIAGFEAALRAQRTQSQEERKARKLGVVADELSDVSRWELPADAFGETAFVGYDAVEIESQVTAVRYLDGDRVAVMLRETPFYAESGGQVSDRGEIVGEGWRVDVDDVKKIDGRIAAIGELSGTIAFGTATARVPTDRRHDTERNHTATHLLHAALRQALGDHVHQAGSLVAPDRLRFDFTHHGPIKPEALDAIELAVNRGIWAAVPVRTEQRPYKEAVAEGAMALFGEKYGDVVRVVKIPGLSVELCGGTHVRNTGEIAIFKIVGETGVAAGVRRIEAVTGPRAFEVLREREHTLARVGELLRATPDSAVKRVQALLEERKALEKRLEEAMKGGGDQVKQLLSGAATVDGLRLVGAALRVPDVKALQALGDALREQLGSGVAALGATLDDGKHTLLVVATDDARDRGVRADAVIKELARVAGGRGGGKPHMAQAGIPDAARLPEALAALEPTVRTLLAR, encoded by the coding sequence ATGCGCGCCTCCGACATCCGCTCCCGATTCCTGTCGTACTTCCAGCGCAACGCGCACGCCGTGTTGCCCAGTTCGTCCCTCGTTCCGGCGGACGATCCGACGTTGCTCTTCACCAACGCCGGGATGGTGCAGTTCAAGAAGGTGTTCCTGGGGCTGGAGGAGCCGGCCGCCGGGCGGCGGGCGGCGACGTCGCAGAAGTGCGTGCGCGCCGGCGGCAAGCACAACGACCTCGAGCAGGTGGGGCACACGGCCCGGCATCACACCTTCTTCGAGATGCTCGGCAACTTCTCCTTCGGCGACTACTTCAAGCGCGACGCGATCCGCTTCGCGTGGGCGTTCGTGACCGGTCCGCGCGAGGAGGGGAAGCTCGGGATCGATCCGCGCCACGTGAGGGTCTCGGTCTTTCGCGAGGACGACGAGGCGCGCGCGCTGTGGCGCGAGATCGCCGGGCTCCCGGACTCGCGCATCTACGGCCTGGGGGAGAAGGACAACTTCTGGCAGATGGCCGACACCGGGCCGTGCGGGCCGTGCTCGGAGCTGTACGTCGACCTCGCGCACCTGACGAGCGACTGGGCCTTCCCCGATGGGGCGTCGGGGGAATGGACGGACCTGGTGCGTACCGAGTTCTCCACCGAGGCGTTCGTCGAAGGAGCCGAGGCCGGGCGCTTCCTCGAGATCTGGAACCTGGTCTTCATGCAGTTCGACCGGCAACTGGACGGGACGCTCGTCCCGCTCCCCAAGCCATCGGTCGACACGGGGGCGGGGCTCGAGCGCATCGCCGCGGTGATGCAGGGCGTGACGAACAACTTCCACACCGACGTCTTCGCGCCGATGCTGGCGGCGATCGAGCGCACCGTGCATCGCCCGTACGCGGACGTTGCGCCTGACGGCACGCGCATCCTGGGGGGGCACTCGGCCTCGTTCCGGGTCCTGGCCGACCATGCGCGGGCGGTCGCCTTCCTCCTCGCCGACGGCGTCTTTCCCTCCAACGAGGGACGCGGGTACGTGCTGCGGCGCATCCTGCGGCGCGCGGTGCGCCATGCGTACCTCCTGGGGCGCCGCGAGCCGACGCTGGTGCATGTCGTGCAGGCGGTGATCGACGCGATGGGCGACACCTACGCGGAGCTTCGCCAGCGCTCCGCGCACATCCTCGAGACCACCCGGGCCGAGGAGGAGCGCTTCCTCGCGACCATCGAGGGGGGGATGAGCCGCTTCGACCAGCTGGCACCGGCCATCGGGTCCACGCAGGGCTCGACCCACCTCCGGGGCACCATCAGCGGGGAGGATGCCTTCCGCCTGTACGACACCTTCGGCTTCCCGATCGACCTGACCGAGCTGATGGCGCGCGAGCGCGGCTACGCGGTGGACATCGCCGGTTTCGAGGCGGCCCTTCGGGCCCAGCGCACGCAGTCGCAGGAGGAGCGCAAGGCGAGGAAGCTGGGCGTGGTGGCCGACGAGCTCTCCGACGTCTCGCGTTGGGAGCTCCCCGCCGACGCCTTCGGCGAGACGGCGTTCGTCGGCTACGATGCGGTCGAGATCGAGAGCCAGGTCACCGCCGTCCGCTACCTGGACGGAGACCGGGTGGCGGTGATGCTGCGCGAGACCCCGTTCTATGCGGAATCGGGGGGACAGGTCTCGGATCGCGGCGAGATCGTGGGCGAGGGGTGGCGCGTGGACGTGGACGACGTGAAGAAGATCGACGGTCGCATCGCCGCCATCGGGGAGCTGAGCGGGACGATCGCCTTCGGCACGGCGACGGCGCGGGTCCCGACCGATCGCCGGCACGACACGGAACGCAACCATACCGCGACGCACCTGCTGCACGCCGCCCTGCGCCAGGCACTGGGTGACCACGTGCACCAGGCGGGGTCGCTGGTGGCCCCCGATCGCCTGCGCTTCGATTTCACGCACCACGGTCCCATCAAGCCGGAGGCGCTGGACGCGATCGAGCTCGCCGTGAACCGCGGGATCTGGGCGGCGGTGCCGGTGCGGACCGAGCAGCGTCCGTACAAGGAGGCGGTGGCCGAGGGGGCGATGGCCCTGTTCGGCGAGAAGTACGGCGACGTCGTGCGCGTGGTGAAGATCCCGGGGCTGTCGGTCGAGCTGTGCGGCGGGACGCACGTCCGCAACACGGGGGAGATCGCGATCTTCAAGATCGTGGGTGAGACCGGGGTCGCCGCCGGCGTGCGACGGATCGAGGCGGTGACCGGACCGCGGGCGTTCGAGGTGCTGCGCGAGCGGGAGCACACCCTGGCGCGCGTGGGCGAGCTGCTCCGGGCCACGCCCGACAGCGCCGTCAAGCGGGTGCAGGCGCTGCTGGAGGAACGCAAGGCGCTGGAGAAGCGGCTGGAGGAGGCGATGAAGGGAGGGGGCGACCAGGTGAAGCAGCTGCTCTCCGGTGCGGCGACGGTCGACGGGTTGCGCCTGGTCGGCGCCGCGCTCCGGGTGCCGGACGTGAAGGCGCTCCAGGCGCTGGGCGACGCGCTGCGCGAGCAGCTGGGGTCGGGCGTGGCGGCGTTAGGCGCGACGCTCGACGACGGCAAGCACACGCTGCTGGTGGTGGCGACCGACGACGCCCGCGACCGCGGGGTGCGCGCGGATGCGGTGATCAAGGAGCTCGCCCGGGTGGCGGGCGGCCGGGGAGGCGGAAAGCCCCACATGGCGCAGGCCGGCATCCCGGATGCCGCGCGCCTTCCCGAGGCGCTGGCGGCGCTGGAACCGACGGTTCGCACCCTGCTGGCCCGGTGA
- a CDS encoding phosphoheptose isomerase (catalyzes the isomerization of sedoheptulose 7-phosphate to D-glycero-D-manno-heptose 7-phosphate), which produces MEGFEKLAGDRAGARLRDLAALAARTAEVLAPDIARAAVLVRSTLERGGTLLFCGNGGSAADAQHMATEYVVRYMRNRRALPAIALTTDTSLLTAAGNDLGFDEIFARQVEALARPADLLVIHSTSGNSPNVIRAAEAARARGVRVLSLSARDGGALRALSDLALVIPTDRTDRAQELHLCVQHLICEVVEDALDG; this is translated from the coding sequence ATGGAGGGTTTCGAGAAGCTGGCGGGTGATCGGGCGGGGGCACGCCTGCGCGACCTCGCCGCGCTGGCGGCGCGGACGGCGGAGGTCCTTGCCCCGGACATCGCGCGCGCGGCGGTGCTCGTGCGGAGCACGCTCGAGCGCGGCGGGACGCTCCTGTTCTGCGGCAACGGCGGCTCGGCGGCCGATGCGCAGCACATGGCGACGGAATACGTGGTGCGCTACATGCGCAACCGGCGCGCGCTCCCCGCGATCGCCCTCACCACCGATACGTCGCTCCTCACCGCCGCCGGGAACGACCTCGGCTTCGACGAGATCTTCGCGCGACAGGTGGAGGCGCTGGCGCGCCCCGCCGACCTGCTCGTGATCCACTCCACCAGCGGCAACTCACCCAACGTCATCCGGGCAGCCGAGGCCGCGCGGGCCCGGGGGGTTCGCGTGCTGTCGCTCTCGGCGCGCGATGGCGGCGCGCTGCGCGCCCTCTCCGACCTCGCCCTGGTCATCCCGACCGATCGCACCGACCGCGCGCAGGAATTGCACCTCTGCGTGCAGCACCTCATCTGCGAGGTCGTCGAGGACGCCCTCGACGGCTGA
- a CDS encoding recombination factor protein RarA: MAARMRPRTLDEYLGQEHLLAPGKPLREAIERGTVTSMIFWGPPGTGKTTLGFLIARYTDREFVPFSAVTEGVPRVREIIAEAEERLAMGRGTVLFVDEIHRFNRAQQDAFLAAVERGVVTLVGATTENPSFELNGALLSRARVVVLNPLGTEAMEGLLARALSDPERGLGANGIQAEGGALAWLAREADGDARRALNVLEAAAAHVGSGGALTIDALREAMQLRVARYDKSGEEHYNLISAYHKSLRGSDPQGALYWLARMITGGEDPMYIARRTIRFAAEDVGLADPQALAIALAARDTYHLLGSPEGELALAEAAVYLATAPKSNRVYEAWGAALELARTHPAEPVPLHIRNAPTRLMKELGYGKGYQYAHAVPDAYAPQEYLPETLRDAVLYEPGPFGFEKDISKRMQWWADLKSRMRGAGDAGATPLEE; this comes from the coding sequence CTGGCGGCGCGCATGCGCCCGCGGACGCTCGACGAGTACCTCGGCCAGGAGCACCTGCTCGCCCCGGGCAAGCCGCTGCGCGAGGCGATCGAGCGGGGGACGGTGACGTCGATGATCTTCTGGGGACCACCGGGGACCGGGAAGACGACGCTGGGGTTCCTCATCGCCCGCTACACCGACCGCGAGTTCGTCCCGTTCTCGGCCGTGACCGAGGGTGTTCCCCGCGTGCGCGAGATCATCGCCGAGGCGGAGGAACGGCTGGCGATGGGGCGCGGGACGGTGCTGTTCGTCGACGAGATCCACCGATTCAATCGCGCCCAGCAGGACGCCTTCCTCGCGGCCGTGGAGCGCGGCGTGGTGACGCTCGTGGGGGCGACGACCGAGAATCCCTCGTTCGAGCTGAACGGGGCGCTCCTGTCGCGCGCGCGCGTCGTGGTGCTGAACCCGTTAGGCACCGAGGCGATGGAAGGACTGCTGGCGCGGGCGCTGTCCGACCCCGAGCGCGGGCTCGGCGCGAACGGGATCCAGGCGGAGGGGGGGGCGCTGGCGTGGCTGGCACGCGAGGCCGACGGGGATGCGCGCCGGGCGCTGAACGTCCTCGAGGCGGCGGCCGCCCACGTGGGGAGCGGCGGCGCCCTCACCATCGACGCCCTGCGCGAGGCGATGCAGCTGCGGGTGGCGCGCTACGACAAGTCGGGCGAGGAGCACTACAACCTCATCTCGGCGTACCACAAGTCGCTGCGGGGGAGCGACCCGCAAGGGGCGCTGTACTGGCTGGCGCGCATGATCACGGGCGGCGAGGACCCGATGTACATCGCGCGCCGCACCATCCGCTTCGCCGCCGAGGACGTGGGGCTCGCCGATCCCCAGGCGCTCGCCATCGCCCTGGCGGCACGGGACACGTATCACCTGCTGGGGTCACCGGAGGGCGAGCTGGCCCTGGCCGAGGCGGCGGTGTACCTGGCGACGGCGCCGAAGTCGAACCGCGTCTACGAGGCGTGGGGAGCGGCGCTGGAGCTGGCACGCACCCATCCCGCCGAGCCGGTTCCGCTCCACATCCGCAATGCGCCGACGCGGCTGATGAAGGAACTGGGATATGGGAAGGGGTACCAGTACGCGCACGCCGTACCGGACGCGTATGCGCCGCAGGAGTACCTGCCGGAGACGCTGCGGGACGCGGTGCTGTACGAACCCGGCCCGTTCGGGTTCGAGAAGGACATTTCCAAGCGCATGCAGTGGTGGGCAGACCTCAAGAGCCGGATGCGGGGCGCGGGCGATGCCGGTGCGACCCCGCTGGAGGAATGA
- a CDS encoding GTPase HflX → MARELISLTAPVERAILIGAPRKGSTSRHLVDEQLEELERLADTAGAQVVGRLTQQLDRPHSGTYLGKGKIEELRALVDVLDASLIIFDDELSPSQGKNIEDLVGKRVMDRAELILDIFATRARTREAKMQVELAQLNYMLPRLTRMWTHLEKFRGGIGMRGPGETQLETDRRLIGHRIRVLKERLAEVQRTREVQRHGRRGEFRAALVGYTNAGKSSILRAMSGSEDVFVEDRLFATLDPLSREVDVGDGQRVVLTDTVGFIRKLPHHLVASFRATLEELNEADLLLHVIDASHAAWEEQREVVDEVIAELGARDKPMLYVFNKRDRLSPAEAEGLGARVANLFPNAVMVSSIAPGGLDPLREELLRDVRRFKPVVELQLGHGDGKLLAELHRSGEVVSQRHTEEGTFVRVRLDAAALARVLRAGASVVDTVTGARAPA, encoded by the coding sequence ATCGCTCGCGAACTCATCTCCCTGACCGCGCCCGTCGAACGGGCGATCCTGATCGGTGCCCCGCGCAAGGGGAGCACCTCGCGCCACCTCGTCGATGAGCAGCTCGAGGAGCTCGAACGGCTGGCCGACACCGCGGGTGCGCAGGTCGTCGGTCGCCTGACGCAGCAGCTCGACCGCCCGCACTCCGGGACGTACCTCGGCAAGGGGAAGATCGAGGAGCTCCGGGCGCTCGTGGACGTGCTGGACGCGTCGCTCATCATCTTCGACGACGAGCTGTCGCCCTCGCAGGGGAAGAACATCGAGGACCTCGTCGGGAAGCGCGTGATGGACCGCGCCGAGCTGATCCTCGACATCTTCGCCACGCGGGCCCGCACGCGCGAGGCGAAGATGCAGGTGGAGCTGGCCCAGCTGAACTACATGCTCCCGCGCCTGACGCGGATGTGGACGCACCTCGAGAAGTTCCGGGGCGGGATCGGGATGCGAGGTCCCGGCGAGACGCAGCTGGAGACGGACCGGCGCCTGATCGGGCACCGCATCCGGGTGCTCAAGGAGCGGCTCGCCGAGGTGCAGCGCACCCGCGAGGTGCAACGACACGGCCGGCGCGGGGAGTTCCGGGCCGCGCTCGTGGGCTACACCAACGCCGGGAAGTCGTCGATCCTGCGCGCCATGTCGGGGAGCGAGGACGTCTTCGTGGAGGACCGCCTCTTCGCCACCCTCGACCCGCTCTCGCGGGAGGTCGACGTGGGCGATGGGCAGCGGGTCGTGCTGACCGACACGGTCGGCTTCATCCGAAAGCTCCCCCACCATCTCGTGGCGTCGTTCCGCGCGACCCTGGAGGAGCTGAACGAGGCCGACCTCCTCCTGCACGTGATCGACGCGTCGCACGCCGCGTGGGAGGAACAACGGGAGGTCGTGGACGAGGTCATCGCCGAGCTGGGGGCGCGCGACAAGCCGATGCTGTACGTCTTCAACAAGCGCGACCGCCTGTCGCCCGCGGAGGCCGAGGGGCTCGGGGCGCGCGTCGCCAACCTCTTCCCGAACGCGGTGATGGTATCGTCGATCGCCCCGGGGGGGCTCGATCCGCTGCGCGAGGAATTGCTGCGCGACGTCCGGCGCTTCAAGCCGGTGGTCGAGCTGCAGCTGGGGCACGGCGACGGCAAGCTCCTGGCCGAGCTGCACCGCAGCGGGGAGGTCGTCTCGCAGCGCCATACCGAGGAGGGGACGTTCGTGCGCGTGCGGCTCGACGCGGCGGCGCTCGCCCGCGTCCTGCGGGCGGGGGCATCGGTGGTGGACACCGTGACCGGAGCCCGGGCCCCCGCCTGA